Proteins encoded by one window of Dehalococcoidia bacterium:
- a CDS encoding capsid cement protein: MSSVNYVKTFIAGEALYAHRRVKIDTASPGTSTDPPEVVYADAGEDYIGVTEYDAASGAQVAVKLNNAPGTFEITCDINSAIARGTVLYGAADGKVSDASSGSAQGVSIVAGVTDGDVIEVAVWGIKSTTAATVSVADSNSNMTGATVEAVLDEIEKALKTTQYHINPDWITAEDGTALTKAVDSPAGVGFAQISNKNQVIKWEADGTPSKIVAHFTLPQDLNDAKDIVLHLLGQPAAASPAITPTFTVEAFFDVAGTAVGGDTDCGGTSAEFAATAVLQEKTLTITAANLPASPSALTLVLNPTDGQMDTTDFYLAGLWLEGTRSALTT, translated from the coding sequence ATGTCATCTGTCAATTACGTCAAGACATTCATTGCAGGCGAGGCCCTGTATGCCCATCGTCGGGTGAAGATCGATACCGCTTCCCCAGGAACGTCAACTGACCCCCCGGAGGTTGTTTATGCCGATGCTGGTGAAGACTACATCGGCGTGACCGAGTACGATGCGGCAAGCGGCGCTCAGGTCGCGGTGAAGCTCAATAACGCGCCGGGGACATTCGAGATTACCTGCGACATCAACTCGGCGATCGCTCGCGGAACCGTTCTATATGGGGCGGCGGACGGGAAAGTGTCGGATGCTTCGTCCGGTTCGGCGCAGGGCGTATCTATCGTTGCCGGTGTTACCGACGGCGACGTTATCGAAGTCGCTGTGTGGGGCATTAAGTCAACCACGGCGGCAACCGTATCCGTGGCCGATTCCAATTCAAACATGACCGGGGCCACGGTCGAGGCAGTCCTTGACGAGATCGAGAAGGCGCTGAAGACCACGCAGTATCATATCAACCCCGACTGGATCACCGCGGAGGATGGAACCGCTCTGACCAAGGCGGTCGATTCCCCGGCCGGCGTCGGATTCGCACAGATCAGCAACAAGAACCAGGTCATCAAGTGGGAGGCAGACGGCACTCCGAGCAAGATCGTAGCGCATTTCACGCTGCCCCAGGATCTCAATGACGCCAAGGACATTGTGCTCCATCTGCTCGGTCAGCCCGCGGCTGCTTCCCCGGCAATCACCCCGACGTTCACCGTCGAGGCGTTCTTCGACGTGGCGGGAACGGCGGTTGGTGGGGATACGGATTGCGGCGGGACTTCTGCTGAGTTTGCGGCAACGGCGGTTCTCCAGGAAAAAACCCTCACGATTACGGCAGCCAACCTTCCGGCATCCCCGAGTGCGCTTACCCTGGTACTTAACCCGACGGACGGCCAGATGGACACCACCGATTTCTACCTGGCTGGACTCTGGCTTGAGGGGACCCGCTCGGCCCTGACGACCTAA